In Desulfopila inferna, a single genomic region encodes these proteins:
- a CDS encoding CoB--CoM heterodisulfide reductase iron-sulfur subunit A family protein: MAKVGVYVCHCGSNIGGVIDVEAVRKHAETLPDVTVSRENLFMCSDPGQEIIRRDIRDGLVDKVVVAACTPRTHEPIFRKVLEGEGLNKFFFEMANIRDQDSWVHAHDKEGATAKARKIVDSAIAKARNLMPLEDKYVDVTKAALVIGGGVAGIFAALDLANMGNKVYLVEKDPSIGGVMAQLDKTFPTNDCSACILTPVMVDAGTHPNIELLTYSEIDSVEGYIGNFDVKIRRKQAYVDWAKCTGCGDCADACPVRTPNEYNAGLDNRSAAYIHFPQAVPKKAVVDMNACINCGGRKIGSETRISKKTGKPILAPCERACPAGAIDRSRPADPNGEILDVKVGAIVVATGYKVMEKENFHNLAPDSPNVLTALQLERLISATGPTGGKFLRPSDHEKPKTISFLSCIGSRDHNHHTYCSRVCCMYMIKQAKLLKEKYPDLNIYMHFMDVRTPGKDFDEYYTSAVDMGIRIIRGRVGGIDMLPGDKLKVMGYDGDLAQNIEIEADMVVMATAIELQDDIKPLAQKMSLTLDGSGFFKELHPKLKPVETAVEGIFLAGCCQGPKDIPDTVAQAKGAAAAAAVPLAQGRVKIDPTISEIDRVKCSGCGICEPLCPYGAISMVAENGSHPRARIEMTQCKGCGVCTTACPSTAIVLHGYSENQIMAQIAALTA, from the coding sequence ATGGCAAAAGTTGGAGTGTATGTCTGTCATTGCGGCTCGAATATCGGTGGTGTCATCGATGTCGAAGCTGTCCGCAAGCATGCGGAAACTCTGCCCGATGTGACCGTATCCAGAGAAAACCTGTTTATGTGTTCAGATCCGGGTCAGGAAATTATACGCCGGGATATTCGAGACGGTTTGGTCGACAAGGTAGTTGTTGCCGCCTGCACACCCCGCACACATGAGCCCATTTTTCGTAAAGTTCTGGAGGGAGAGGGACTGAATAAGTTTTTCTTTGAAATGGCTAACATCCGGGATCAGGACAGCTGGGTACATGCCCACGACAAGGAAGGCGCCACGGCAAAAGCCAGGAAAATTGTGGACAGCGCCATTGCCAAGGCCAGGAATCTCATGCCGCTGGAAGATAAATACGTCGATGTTACCAAGGCTGCGCTGGTGATCGGCGGAGGAGTTGCAGGAATATTTGCAGCTCTCGATCTCGCCAACATGGGCAATAAAGTGTATCTGGTTGAAAAAGATCCATCTATCGGCGGCGTCATGGCCCAACTTGACAAAACCTTCCCAACCAACGACTGCTCTGCCTGTATCCTCACTCCGGTTATGGTCGATGCGGGAACACATCCGAATATTGAACTCCTTACCTATTCCGAGATAGATTCAGTTGAAGGATATATCGGTAATTTCGATGTTAAAATCAGAAGGAAGCAGGCCTATGTCGACTGGGCCAAATGCACCGGTTGCGGCGACTGCGCCGATGCCTGCCCGGTTCGTACTCCAAATGAATACAATGCCGGCCTCGACAACAGAAGTGCAGCATATATTCATTTTCCCCAGGCCGTACCGAAAAAGGCGGTGGTCGACATGAACGCCTGCATCAACTGCGGTGGCCGGAAGATCGGCAGCGAGACCAGGATCAGTAAAAAGACCGGCAAGCCTATCCTCGCACCCTGCGAGAGGGCCTGTCCCGCTGGAGCTATAGACAGAAGCAGGCCAGCCGATCCCAACGGAGAAATCCTTGATGTCAAAGTAGGCGCCATTGTAGTGGCCACCGGCTATAAGGTTATGGAAAAGGAAAATTTCCACAACCTCGCTCCCGACTCCCCCAACGTGCTCACCGCTCTGCAGCTGGAAAGACTGATCTCCGCAACCGGCCCGACCGGTGGCAAGTTTCTCAGACCCAGCGACCACGAGAAGCCCAAAACCATATCCTTCCTCTCCTGCATCGGTTCGCGTGATCACAACCATCACACCTACTGCTCCAGAGTATGCTGCATGTATATGATCAAACAGGCCAAACTGCTCAAGGAAAAATACCCGGATCTTAACATCTACATGCACTTCATGGATGTGCGTACACCGGGTAAGGATTTCGATGAATATTACACCTCTGCTGTCGACATGGGTATCCGTATAATCCGCGGCAGGGTCGGCGGTATCGACATGCTGCCTGGAGACAAGCTCAAAGTGATGGGCTATGACGGTGATCTCGCTCAAAACATTGAAATAGAAGCCGACATGGTGGTTATGGCGACAGCCATAGAATTGCAGGATGACATCAAACCGCTGGCTCAGAAAATGAGCCTCACCCTGGATGGTTCAGGATTTTTCAAGGAGCTCCATCCCAAGCTGAAACCGGTGGAAACCGCGGTTGAGGGTATTTTTCTTGCCGGCTGCTGCCAGGGACCAAAGGATATTCCGGATACCGTGGCTCAGGCCAAAGGTGCTGCCGCGGCTGCCGCCGTTCCGCTGGCCCAGGGCAGAGTCAAGATAGACCCGACAATATCTGAAATTGACCGTGTGAAGTGCAGCGGCTGCGGTATTTGCGAACCGCTCTGCCCCTACGGTGCCATCAGCATGGTAGCCGAAAACGGCAGCCACCCGCGTGCGCGCATAGAGATGACCCAGTGTAAAGGTTGCGGTGTATGTACCACCGCCTGTCCTTCGACTGCCATTGTACTCCATGGATATTCTGAAAATCAGATCATGGCGCAGATAGCGGCATTAACAGCATAG
- a CDS encoding NAD(P)-dependent oxidoreductase gives MLYEPKEKGMTTMTAKVIGFIGTGVMGKSMVSHLLNSGYAVNIYTRTREKAEDLLQQGAVWCECAQLAAKSDIIVTMVGYPHDVEEVYFGESGLIKNCKKGSVLIDMTTSSPKLAVRIYAEAGELGIDALDAPVSGGDIGARQATLSIMVGGEKKVFDDVLPLFQVMGKNIVYQGKAGSGQHCKMANQIAIASTMMGVCESIRYAEKAGLDPQTVLQSIEAGAAGSWSLSNLAPRMISGDFEPGFFVKHFIKDMGIALESAENIGLTAHGLTLARSLYEKLAQEGGENMGTQALYTLYK, from the coding sequence ATTCTATATGAACCAAAGGAGAAAGGAATGACGACAATGACAGCAAAGGTAATCGGCTTTATCGGTACAGGGGTGATGGGGAAAAGCATGGTCTCGCATTTGCTGAACAGCGGATATGCCGTTAATATCTATACCAGAACCAGGGAAAAAGCCGAAGATCTGCTACAGCAGGGAGCCGTCTGGTGTGAATGTGCTCAGCTAGCCGCAAAATCAGATATCATTGTAACCATGGTCGGCTATCCACACGATGTGGAGGAGGTATATTTTGGGGAAAGCGGGCTGATAAAAAACTGTAAAAAAGGAAGCGTCCTCATCGATATGACGACCAGCAGCCCCAAACTTGCCGTCCGTATCTACGCCGAGGCTGGGGAGCTTGGGATCGATGCCCTGGACGCTCCGGTATCCGGCGGCGATATCGGTGCCCGGCAGGCAACGCTTTCAATAATGGTTGGTGGTGAGAAAAAGGTTTTTGACGATGTGCTGCCTCTCTTTCAAGTTATGGGGAAGAACATAGTCTATCAGGGCAAGGCCGGCAGCGGTCAGCACTGTAAAATGGCCAACCAGATCGCCATAGCCTCCACCATGATGGGTGTTTGCGAATCTATACGATATGCCGAAAAGGCCGGGCTTGATCCGCAGACGGTTCTGCAGTCCATAGAAGCGGGCGCCGCCGGCAGTTGGTCTCTCTCTAATCTGGCCCCCCGCATGATTTCAGGAGACTTTGAGCCCGGTTTTTTTGTCAAACATTTTATCAAGGATATGGGGATAGCGCTGGAGTCTGCTGAGAATATAGGACTGACCGCGCACGGATTGACTCTGGCCAGGTCTCTTTATGAGAAACTGGCTCAGGAAGGCGGCGAAAATATGGGGACGCAGGCTCTATATACCTTGTATAAATAA
- a CDS encoding acetate--CoA ligase family protein, whose translation MSFSFINTLFEKAERAGRSFLFEYEVYDLIQNAGSETPPAYRFLPKNERLKKEDLDSVPGEKAVVKIVSPLILHKSDVGGVQIVNKTLEDILSALRRMYSDIPGTFAEMVRLGKLDLAEGLQENTGEELKRHISDSIEGVIICQYMVPDSREFGNELLVSLRRTREFGMILSAGLGGTDTELYAKRFRKGQAVVAASTEMVSGEDFFNLFRSTISYRKLAGLTRGGKRIVTDEQLLECFAALIELGCFFSPLNPGAPYVIDELEINPFAFSNYLMLPLDGLCRFSRPPKGKHAGRPSANIDKLLHPGSIAIVGASAKGMNIGRIILENILKMGFPREDLFLVHPSFQHLDGVRTVTELLSIPKKVDLLILAVNSSAIPELLEQVVEHGRAHSVVLVPGGFGEDDASANDKRDELLARIEQMRREKSGGPVILGGNSLGILSHPGGYDGIFIPESKLPKSRGRYLRKSALVSQSGAYMITRMSKLSFLDPAYAVSIGNQIDLTAADFLRFFNKKEELETIAFYVEGFADLDGLAFSQAVRESIAAGKEIIFYKAGRTAEGKTAMTGHTASIAGDYMVCESCISQAGAFVAETFSDFEGLLRLSRALHGREINGNRLAAVSNAGYEAVGIADNILGEDYSLEMVQFQENTVKKMDMLINNAGLQQLVTIANPMDVTPMATEDVYTGIIKSLLDDANIDLVVIAIVPLTPILHTLPDEHIADDGASHGKGLVAGIAALNAQTVKPLVMVVDSGPLYDHIANGLEESGLAVFRSADQAVRVLGKYVQTRLFIQHKA comes from the coding sequence GTGAGTTTTTCGTTTATAAACACTCTGTTTGAAAAAGCCGAAAGAGCCGGCAGAAGCTTTCTTTTTGAATATGAAGTCTATGATCTGATTCAAAACGCCGGCTCGGAAACCCCTCCGGCCTATAGATTTTTGCCGAAAAACGAGCGGTTGAAGAAAGAGGATCTCGACTCGGTCCCCGGGGAAAAGGCAGTCGTTAAAATTGTCTCCCCCTTGATTCTGCATAAGAGCGATGTTGGCGGAGTGCAGATCGTCAACAAGACGTTGGAGGACATTCTCTCGGCTCTTCGACGTATGTACTCCGACATACCTGGGACTTTTGCGGAGATGGTGCGTCTGGGAAAACTCGATCTTGCCGAAGGGCTGCAGGAAAACACGGGAGAAGAGCTTAAGCGGCACATCTCAGACTCCATCGAGGGAGTTATCATCTGTCAGTATATGGTTCCGGACTCGCGGGAGTTTGGTAACGAGCTACTGGTCAGTCTGCGGCGTACCCGAGAGTTCGGCATGATTCTCAGTGCCGGTCTTGGAGGGACGGATACCGAGCTGTATGCCAAAAGATTCAGGAAAGGACAGGCGGTAGTTGCCGCCTCCACCGAAATGGTGAGCGGAGAAGATTTCTTCAACCTTTTTCGGAGTACAATTTCCTACAGGAAACTAGCTGGCTTGACCCGGGGCGGAAAACGTATCGTCACCGACGAACAGCTGCTGGAATGCTTCGCCGCGTTAATCGAGTTGGGCTGCTTCTTTTCCCCACTGAATCCGGGAGCGCCATATGTCATTGATGAGCTCGAAATCAATCCCTTTGCCTTTTCAAATTACCTGATGCTTCCACTCGATGGATTGTGTCGCTTCTCAAGGCCGCCCAAAGGGAAACATGCCGGGCGTCCCTCGGCCAATATTGATAAATTGCTTCATCCCGGCTCGATAGCCATTGTCGGGGCTTCCGCAAAAGGAATGAATATCGGCAGAATAATACTGGAAAATATACTGAAAATGGGGTTTCCCAGAGAAGATCTTTTCCTTGTTCATCCTTCATTCCAGCATTTGGACGGTGTAAGGACGGTGACGGAACTGTTATCAATTCCGAAGAAAGTCGACCTCCTGATTCTTGCCGTGAACAGTTCGGCAATTCCAGAACTGCTGGAACAGGTGGTGGAGCATGGCCGTGCTCACAGCGTGGTGCTGGTTCCCGGTGGCTTCGGTGAAGATGATGCGTCCGCCAATGATAAAAGGGATGAGCTGCTGGCGCGAATTGAGCAGATGCGCCGGGAAAAAAGCGGCGGTCCGGTAATTCTGGGAGGCAACAGCCTGGGAATCCTTTCTCATCCCGGCGGATATGACGGTATTTTTATTCCCGAGTCAAAGCTGCCGAAAAGCAGAGGAAGATACCTGCGAAAAAGCGCATTGGTCAGCCAGAGCGGCGCCTATATGATAACCCGCATGAGTAAGCTCTCCTTTCTTGATCCGGCCTATGCGGTTTCCATCGGTAATCAGATCGATTTGACGGCTGCTGACTTTCTCAGATTTTTCAATAAAAAAGAAGAACTTGAAACCATAGCCTTTTATGTTGAAGGTTTTGCTGATCTGGATGGCCTTGCCTTTTCTCAGGCGGTAAGGGAATCTATTGCAGCCGGCAAGGAAATCATTTTTTACAAGGCCGGGCGTACCGCCGAGGGGAAAACAGCGATGACCGGACATACTGCCTCCATTGCCGGGGACTATATGGTATGCGAGTCATGCATCAGCCAGGCGGGTGCCTTTGTTGCCGAAACCTTTTCCGATTTCGAGGGGTTGCTGCGACTGTCGCGGGCGCTGCATGGCAGGGAGATAAACGGAAACAGGCTCGCGGCGGTCAGCAATGCCGGTTATGAGGCGGTAGGTATTGCCGATAATATTCTCGGAGAAGATTACTCTCTGGAAATGGTGCAGTTCCAGGAGAATACCGTAAAAAAAATGGATATGCTGATTAATAATGCCGGACTGCAGCAGCTGGTCACCATTGCCAATCCGATGGATGTGACACCCATGGCCACCGAGGATGTCTATACAGGAATTATCAAGAGCCTGCTCGATGATGCCAATATCGATCTTGTGGTAATCGCCATTGTTCCTCTCACGCCGATATTACATACGCTGCCGGATGAGCATATTGCCGATGACGGGGCATCACACGGCAAAGGTCTTGTTGCCGGAATAGCCGCTCTCAACGCTCAAACCGTCAAGCCGTTGGTTATGGTTGTCGACAGCGGTCCTCTATATGATCATATCGCCAATGGTCTGGAAGAGAGCGGCTTGGCGGTATTCCGGTCGGCGGATCAGGCAGTTCGGGTCTTGGGAAAATATGTGCAGACAAGGCTCTTCATACAACACAAAGCATAA
- a CDS encoding metal-dependent transcriptional regulator, with the protein MQLSASLEDYIETIYHIVEEKQVARAKNIAEELSVSRASVTEALRALSSKGLINYAPYEVITMTPLGKEVAEDVIFRHNTLKNFFTRILTIEQDIAEDGACKIEHSAPPQVIDRMIDFMKFVDSCPQVEKGLINKFRDFIQSKDSM; encoded by the coding sequence ATGCAATTAAGTGCGAGCCTTGAAGATTACATCGAGACCATCTACCATATAGTTGAAGAAAAACAGGTGGCTCGGGCAAAAAATATTGCCGAAGAGCTGTCCGTCAGTCGCGCCTCAGTAACCGAGGCCCTGAGGGCCTTATCAAGCAAAGGGTTGATCAACTACGCTCCCTATGAGGTCATTACCATGACTCCACTGGGCAAGGAGGTTGCCGAGGATGTGATTTTTCGTCACAACACCCTGAAAAATTTCTTTACCAGAATTTTGACAATCGAGCAGGATATAGCCGAAGACGGCGCCTGTAAGATAGAGCATTCCGCTCCACCCCAGGTGATCGACAGAATGATTGATTTTATGAAATTTGTAGATTCATGCCCGCAGGTGGAAAAGGGGCTGATAAATAAATTTAGGGATTTTATTCAATCAAAGGACAGTATGTAG
- a CDS encoding helix-turn-helix transcriptional regulator, producing the protein MEALPQYKFITTKEVADLLKVNEKMVYALVSDKGLPATKITGKWLFPRRLVEEWLELNMINGPVQAAVMSSETGRLLLAGSDDPLFQQTLTLFHRKFSETVAFFANVGSMGGLKSLRRGLCHIGVCHLLQDDNQEYNFDFAEQELERTPVFINFSRREQGLLVQRGNPKNIQNVADLGRNDIIMVNRPLGTGTRLLLDYEIAGSDISAAQIKGYTREVSRHIDAGLEVLSGRCDAAPAIRAVAGMLDLDFISLRWERFDLLVSRERFFERGIQNFLGILQEKRFMELAGGYLGYDISQSGKMIFPDNLKRNEP; encoded by the coding sequence ATGGAAGCATTGCCGCAATATAAGTTCATCACCACCAAAGAGGTGGCCGATCTCCTGAAAGTTAATGAAAAGATGGTTTATGCCCTGGTCAGTGATAAGGGACTGCCGGCAACTAAGATTACCGGCAAGTGGCTTTTTCCCAGAAGACTTGTCGAGGAGTGGCTTGAGCTTAATATGATTAACGGGCCGGTGCAGGCAGCCGTGATGTCGTCCGAGACGGGACGCCTGTTGCTGGCCGGGAGTGATGATCCACTTTTTCAGCAGACCCTCACTCTGTTTCATAGAAAATTTTCCGAGACGGTGGCGTTTTTCGCCAATGTCGGCAGTATGGGCGGTCTGAAGAGTTTACGACGAGGGCTCTGTCATATCGGGGTATGTCATCTTCTTCAGGACGATAATCAGGAATATAACTTTGACTTCGCCGAGCAGGAACTGGAGAGAACACCGGTATTTATCAATTTCAGCAGGCGGGAGCAGGGCCTGCTGGTGCAGCGCGGCAATCCAAAAAACATTCAGAATGTTGCTGATCTTGGCCGGAATGACATAATCATGGTCAATCGCCCCCTGGGTACGGGTACCCGACTTCTTCTCGATTATGAAATTGCCGGATCCGATATCAGCGCCGCACAGATTAAGGGATATACCAGAGAGGTTTCCCGCCACATCGATGCGGGCCTGGAAGTTCTCAGTGGTCGTTGCGATGCCGCCCCCGCTATTCGCGCCGTGGCCGGTATGCTTGATCTTGATTTTATCTCTTTGCGCTGGGAGCGTTTTGACCTGCTGGTCAGTCGCGAGCGCTTTTTTGAACGGGGGATCCAGAATTTCTTAGGGATTCTCCAGGAGAAGAGATTTATGGAATTGGCCGGTGGATATCTAGGATACGATATATCACAGAGCGGAAAGATGATCTTTCCCGACAATCTCAAAAGGAATGAACCATGA
- a CDS encoding substrate-binding domain-containing protein, giving the protein MKKMILLYIAVSVLLIGSASAEEKVLTMSTTTSTQSSGLLDILLPAFKKDTGIEVKVIAKGTGAAIRDGMDGNVDVIFVHAKAREEKFVEEGYGTKRYAVMHNDFVVIGPPADPAALKGMENISEALEKIATANALFISRGDDSGTHTKEQSLWKLTDLQLIEKTQILVKNGQKKEISFIVPAEADKWYISVGQGMGKTLTFADEKQAYTLTDRGTFIKYKYGKTPPIDLVVIVEGQEALANPYGVIPVNPEKHPHVKFDEAQKFANWLISPKGQKLINEYRLVGKQLFYPDAISSEELQ; this is encoded by the coding sequence ATGAAAAAAATGATTTTGCTGTATATTGCTGTTTCGGTGCTGCTTATCGGTAGCGCTTCGGCAGAAGAGAAGGTGCTGACAATGTCGACCACAACAAGTACTCAATCTTCCGGATTGCTGGATATCCTGCTTCCCGCCTTTAAAAAAGACACTGGGATAGAGGTAAAGGTCATCGCCAAAGGAACCGGCGCGGCAATCCGGGATGGTATGGATGGCAATGTCGATGTTATCTTTGTTCATGCCAAAGCCCGGGAAGAGAAATTTGTCGAAGAGGGGTATGGTACTAAAAGGTATGCGGTGATGCACAATGATTTCGTAGTCATCGGACCGCCTGCCGATCCCGCCGCCTTAAAGGGAATGGAGAATATCTCCGAGGCCCTGGAAAAAATAGCAACGGCCAATGCCCTGTTCATATCGCGTGGTGATGACAGCGGGACCCATACAAAGGAACAAAGTCTCTGGAAGTTGACTGATTTGCAGCTTATCGAGAAGACTCAGATTCTCGTCAAAAATGGTCAAAAGAAAGAAATTTCATTTATTGTTCCGGCAGAGGCTGATAAATGGTATATTTCCGTCGGTCAGGGAATGGGTAAAACCTTAACATTTGCCGACGAGAAACAGGCATATACTCTGACAGACAGGGGAACATTCATAAAGTATAAATATGGCAAAACTCCGCCGATTGATCTTGTGGTTATCGTTGAAGGGCAGGAGGCGCTGGCTAATCCGTATGGTGTTATTCCCGTCAATCCCGAGAAACACCCTCATGTGAAATTTGATGAGGCCCAAAAGTTCGCGAACTGGCTAATATCGCCAAAGGGCCAAAAGCTTATCAATGAATATCGTCTTGTCGGTAAACAGTTGTTTTATCCTGATGCAATCAGTTCGGAAGAATTGCAGTAG
- a CDS encoding ABC transporter permease, protein MLLDSLHSAFLLMISLDSELLEIVGVSLTVSFFATLFSSLLGLPCGFLVAFKTFPGKRLVITILNTLLALPTVVIGLVVYSIISRRGILGPLELLYTQKAIIIGQVILITPVIATLTIAAISRIDRRYRTTALTLGANELQMARVIFKEARYGIIAALIAAFGRVIAEVGISMMLGGNAKGFTRTMTTAMALEYDKGEFVLAVALGIILMTFAFIINMLFHFFQGRTANDAL, encoded by the coding sequence ATGCTGTTAGACAGTCTGCATTCGGCTTTCCTGCTGATGATCTCGCTGGACAGTGAACTTCTGGAGATAGTGGGAGTTTCACTTACCGTCAGTTTTTTTGCAACGCTGTTTTCCTCTCTTCTGGGTTTGCCCTGCGGTTTCTTGGTGGCTTTTAAGACGTTTCCGGGAAAGCGCCTGGTTATTACCATCCTCAACACCCTTCTCGCTCTTCCCACCGTCGTGATCGGACTTGTTGTCTATTCGATTATTTCCAGGCGAGGCATCCTGGGGCCCCTGGAATTGCTCTACACCCAAAAAGCCATTATTATAGGTCAGGTGATTCTCATCACTCCGGTGATTGCGACCCTGACCATTGCGGCAATCAGCCGAATCGACAGACGCTACAGGACCACGGCTCTGACCCTTGGAGCGAATGAATTGCAGATGGCCCGGGTAATTTTTAAAGAGGCGCGCTATGGCATCATCGCCGCACTGATTGCCGCTTTCGGAAGGGTCATTGCCGAAGTCGGAATCTCGATGATGCTGGGTGGTAACGCCAAGGGATTTACCCGAACGATGACCACGGCGATGGCGCTTGAATACGATAAGGGAGAATTTGTCCTGGCCGTTGCCCTCGGTATTATCCTGATGACCTTTGCCTTTATCATAAATATGCTGTTCCATTTTTTCCAGGGCAGGACGGCAAACGATGCTTTATAA
- a CDS encoding energy-coupling factor ABC transporter ATP-binding protein: MLYKIRSLRKIHGNSIILDIDALDIAAGKVYTLIGPNGAGKTTLLNILAFLENPTEGKITFRDAAVQFNERKLHQLRQKVSLMDQYPILFTGTVRNNIEFGLKIRKIPAKKRAVMVKEVLEMVGMSAFIDADAHKLSGGETKRVALARALAIEPEVMLCDEPTANVDSENQEIILSILERCNREKKVSLIFATHYLSQAGRLADHTIILQNGRLSAMNRENVFRAEFVERSGKVRRYLIGGANKLYADGAVGFPEKSCMVNIDPRKISLLTDNHDLDLANIWQGRVTKSARVNNDIMITVDCGVSLEVLQSLDEYLQCPVHVDQMVGLKIPVEPLMFHE, encoded by the coding sequence ATGCTTTATAAGATCCGCAGTCTCAGGAAGATTCACGGAAATTCCATCATTCTCGATATCGATGCCCTGGATATCGCGGCCGGCAAGGTATATACACTTATTGGTCCAAACGGCGCCGGGAAAACCACCCTGCTGAATATCCTCGCCTTTTTGGAGAACCCGACAGAGGGGAAAATCACCTTCAGAGATGCGGCAGTGCAGTTCAACGAGCGAAAACTGCACCAACTCCGGCAAAAGGTGTCTCTGATGGATCAATATCCTATTCTTTTCACCGGTACGGTCCGTAATAATATTGAGTTCGGCCTGAAAATCCGCAAGATTCCAGCAAAAAAGCGGGCCGTTATGGTCAAGGAGGTCCTGGAAATGGTGGGGATGTCGGCCTTTATTGACGCCGATGCCCACAAACTCTCGGGTGGCGAAACCAAACGTGTCGCTTTGGCTCGTGCTCTGGCTATAGAGCCTGAGGTAATGCTCTGTGATGAACCAACTGCCAATGTCGACAGCGAAAATCAGGAGATAATCCTCAGCATCCTGGAGAGATGCAATCGGGAAAAGAAGGTCTCTCTCATCTTTGCCACCCATTATCTTTCCCAGGCGGGTCGTCTGGCCGACCATACGATCATTTTACAGAACGGCAGGCTGTCGGCAATGAATCGGGAGAATGTATTTCGCGCTGAGTTTGTCGAAAGGTCCGGGAAGGTGAGGAGGTATTTGATCGGAGGTGCAAACAAACTCTATGCAGATGGTGCAGTCGGCTTTCCCGAGAAGTCGTGTATGGTCAATATTGATCCAAGGAAAATCTCTCTGCTGACTGATAATCACGATTTAGACCTTGCCAATATCTGGCAGGGCAGGGTTACCAAAAGCGCCAGAGTGAATAATGATATCATGATTACCGTCGATTGCGGTGTCAGCCTTGAGGTGCTGCAGAGCCTTGATGAATATTTACAGTGTCCTGTTCATGTAGATCAAATGGTCGGTCTGAAAATTCCGGTGGAGCCGCTCATGTTTCATGAATAG
- a CDS encoding rubredoxin — protein sequence MQKWECPCGYIYDPEEGDHENGVEPGTPWEKVPEDWVCPKCGAAKEEFWEAD from the coding sequence ATGCAGAAATGGGAATGTCCTTGCGGCTATATTTATGATCCGGAGGAAGGCGATCATGAAAATGGGGTAGAGCCGGGTACACCGTGGGAAAAGGTGCCGGAAGACTGGGTCTGTCCAAAATGCGGCGCCGCTAAAGAGGAGTTCTGGGAAGCGGATTAA